ATGCAATCACTGTCCTGACAACCAGATTCAGCACGGCCTGGTAATCGACAGGATTCTGGGACTATCAGACTCCAGCATCACGGTTCTCACCCGGGCCCAGGTCGAGGCGATGGTCGCGGCGCTGCCGCGAAGCTACTGATTCCGCGCAGCTGCTCTGTCAGGGCCGCTGACTTTTCTCTCGGTCATCGTGGTCGCAGGCGCCGCACTCGGTGTCTTCGGGTGGGGAAGCGCGACCTCGAAGGCCACTGAAACGCCTTACGGAGACGCGACGAACCAAATGCCGACGAATACGGCGAGGCCGGTGGCTACCGGGAGCCTGCCACAGAGGATCGCCCAACCTGCCCAGATCGTTGCCTGGCCGAGGAACATCGGGTTCCGCGAGAACGCGTAGGGACCTCCAGCTCCTCGATGACCCGCCTCAGTTCGTCGGCTCGTGCACGGTCCGGTTTCGGAGCCGGTCCAACACGCCGCGAACCGCGTGCTCGGTGACCGACAGCGGTGACATCACCGTTTCGCCGAGGCTCACGATGTAGTCGATCCGATCGACGATGGCTTCCACCGGCTCGACCAACACGATGAGCCGTTTCGCGAGATCGTCCAGGCTGTGCAGGGTACCTTCGAGATGGTCCAGACCGTCCTCCAAGCGCTCCACGGTGCTGTTCAGCTGTGACAGCGAGCTGTTCAGCTCGGCCATGGTCTTACCCAGACCGTCCAGGACGTCTTCGACCTGCTCCACCGTCTTGTCGGCGTTCAATGCGGCCTGGGTGAGGGTTTTCATTCGCCGTCGCACGGGCGCGGGGCGGCCGCTTCTGTCTGCCATGACGGTCATTATGACCCTGACGCGGTTAACTCGGAAGCTTGGCGGCGGCGTCGCGGTCCAGCAGCCAGAGCGTGTTCTGACGCCCGACGGCCCCGGCCGCCGGTACCGAAACCGGATCGGCGCCGCCGATGGCCGCGGCCACGGCGTCGGCCTTACCCGGCCCGGAAACCAGCAGCCACACCTCGCGGGAACGCTGAATCGCCGGCAGGGTCAAGGTGATTCGGCGTGGCGGCGGTTTCGGCGAGTCGTCGACCGCCACCACCATGCGGGTGCTCTCGAGGACGGCGGGGCTGTGCGGGAACAGCGAGTTAATGTGGCCCTCGGGCCCCATGCCCAGCAGGTGGACGTCGAAATTCGGCGCCGGGTCACCTGGTGCGGCACTGGCGGCCAGCACCTGTTCGTAGGCCAGGGCCGCGGCGTCCAGATCGCCGCCGAAGTCACCATCACTGGCGGCCATCGGGTGCACCTGGTTCGATGGAATGTCGACGTGATTGAGCAACGCCCGCCGGGCCTGCTTGAGATTGCGCTCGTCATCGTCTTCGGGAACGTAGCGTTCGTCGCCCCAGAACAGGTGCACCTTGGACCATTCAATCTGCTGTGCTTGGGCGCTGAGGTAGCGCAGAAGCGCAATCCCGTTGCCGCCCCCGGTCAGCACGATCAGCGCCTGCCCTCTGGCCGCCACCGCGGCCCCGATGGCGCCAACCAAGCGCTTACCCGCGGCCGCGACCAGAATGTCGCTATCGGGGAAGATCTCGATGCTACTGCTCACCGGTACTGCACCTTCTTGATTCCCTCGAGCGCGGCGCAGTAGATTTCGTCGGGGTCCAGCCGGCGCAGGTCTTCGGCTAGGCACTCACCGGTTACCCTGCGCGCCAAAGGAACCAGAGCGTCGGGCTTGCCCGTCCGGGTCAGGGTGGCCGTGATTCCCTCCTGGGGACGGCTTAGCACGATGGTCTCGCTGTTGCGCACCAGCTCGACTTTGAGTTCGCCGACCGCCCGTCGCACCGGACCTTCGATCCGGCTGGCTAGCCAGCCGGCTAGGACGTCGAGCGCCGGTTCGGTCTTCAAGCCGGACACCAGCGCCGACTCGATCGGCTCGTGTCGCGGCTGGTCGACGGCCGACGTGAGCAGCGCACGCCAATAGGTGATGCGGCTCCAGGCCAGATCGGTGTCGCCGGCGCCGTAGCCGGCTAGCCGGCTCTTGATGGCCGACAGCGGGTCGATTGCGTTGGTGGCGTCGGTGATGCGCCGAATTGCTAACTTGCCCAACGCATCCTGTGCTGGCACCGCCGGTGCGATGTCGGGCCACCACGCCACCACCGGGATGTCGGGCAGCAGGAAGGGGATAACGACGCTGTCGGCGTGGCCGGCCAGTGGCCCGGACAGCCGCAGCACCACAAACTCGCCGGCGCCGGCGTCAGCGCCGACCCGCAGTTGTGCGTCCAGCCGCGGTCTGTCGGCGTACGGATCGCCCCGCATCGTTACGATGATGCGGCTGGGATGCTCATGGCTGGCGTCGTTGGCCGCCTCGATGGACTCTTCCAGCATGGCTTCGCTGTCCGGCGCAATGATGAGCGTGAGTACCCGGCCCATCGCGACGGCGCCGATCTTTTCGCGCAGCTCGTCGAGCTTCTTGTTGACCGCGGTGGTGGTGGTGTCGGGCAAGTCGACAATCATCTGCGCCGCTCCTCCTCATCGCTTCGCTCTGCATCGTCGCCGGCGCGGATCACTATGGCCGCCGCCATTCCCGGCCGGTGCGGCGCAGCATCTCCAAGGATGATTCCGGACCCCAGGTACCTGCCTCGTAGGCGTCGGGCGTCCCGTGTGCCGCCCAATGTTCCAACGCTGGATCGAGGATCTCCCACGCCAGTTCGACCTCCGCGTTGACCGGAAACAGCGAGGGCTCGCCGAGCAGGACGTCGAGGATGAGCCGCTCGTAGGCCTCCGGTGAATCTTCGGCGAATGCCGAGCCGTAGGAGAAGTCCATGTTGACGTCGCGGACTTCCATGGCGGTGCCCGGCACCTTGGAGCCGAACCGCAATGTGACACCTTCGTCGGGCTGCACGCGGATGACCATCGCGTTGGTGCCCAGCTCGTCGGTCATGGTGGCGTCGAACGGCAGATGCGGCGCCCGCCTGAAGACCAGAGCGATCTCGGTCACCCGGCGGCCCAATCGTTTTCCCGTTCGCAGATAGAACGGCACGCCGGCCCACCGGCGCGTATCGACTTCCAGGGTGATAGCGGCGAAGGTTTCGGTGGTGGAGTCCTCGGCGAACCCCTCCTCGTCGAGCAGCCCAACCACCTTCTCCCCGCCTTGCCAGCCGGCGGCGTACTGGCCGCGGCTGGTGGTCTGGTCGAGTGGCTCGGCAAGGCGGGTGGCCGAGAGCACCTTGATCTTCTCGGCCTGCAACGCTGCCGGGTGGAAGCTGACCGGCTCCTCCATCGCGGTCAGCGCCAGCAGCTGCATGAGATGGTTCTGGATGACATCGCGGGCCGCGCCGATGCCGTCGTAATAGCCCGCGCGCCCGCCCAGGCCGATGTCTTCGGCCATGGTGATCTGTACGTGGTCGACGTAGTGCGCATTCCAGATCGGGTCGAACAGCTGGTTGGCGAACCGCAGCGCCAGGATGTTCTGCACCGTCTCTTTGCCCAGGTAGTGGTCGATGCGGAAGACCGCTTCCTCCGGGAAGACCGCGTTGACCGCCTTGTTCAGCTCGCGTGCGCTGGCCAGGTCGTGGCCGAACGGCTTCTCTATCACGACTCGGCTCCACCGGTCGCCTTGCGGGCGGGCCAGGCCGGACTTGTGCAGCTGCTCACACACCACCGGGAAGGATTTGGGCGGGATCGCCAGGTAGAAGGCGTGGTTGCCGCCGGTGCCGCGCTCGGCGTCGAGCTTCTCCAGCGTCTCGGCGAGTTGGGCGAACGCGTCGTCGTCGTCGAAAGTGCCTGGCACAAAACGGAATCCCTCGGCCAGCCGGTCCCAGTTCTGTTGCCGAAACGGTGTTCGGCAGTGCTCTTGGACGGCGTTGTACACCACTTGACCGAAATCCTGGGTGCTCCAGTCTCGGCGGGCAAACCCCACCAGCGAGAATGTGGGCGGCAGCAGGCCGCGGTTGGCCAAATCGTAGACGGCCGGCATCACCTTCTTGCGGGCCAGGTCGCCGGTGACGCCGAAAATCACCATGCCGCACGGGCCGGCGATTCTGGGTAATCGCTTGTCCCGCTTGTCTCGTAGCGGGTTGCGCCACGACGCCGCGGCGTGGGCCGGTTTCATTGGGCAGCGGTGTCGAGATGCGCCCGGGTTTCCTGGAGTAGCTCGTTCCAGGAGGCCTCGAACTTCCGCACGCCTTCCTCCTCGAGGACGGCAAACACGTCGGTGAGGTCGATGCCGATCGCCCCCAGCTGGTCGAACACCGCCTGGGCATCGGATGCAGTTCCGGTGACCGTGTCGCCTTGGATCACGCCATGATCAGCGACGGCGTCAATTGTCTTTTCCGGCATAGTGTTCACGGTGTGTGGGGCGACCAACTCGGTGACGTAGAGGGTGTCCGAGTAATCGGGGTTCTTCACGCCGGTGGAAGCCCACAACGGGCGCTGGACCCGGGCGCCGTCGACCTTGAGGGACCGATAACGATCGCTGTCTTCGAAGACCTCCCGGTAGGTGGCATAGGCCAGGCGGGCATTGGCGACACCGGCCTGGCCGCGCAGTTCGAGCGCTTGCCGCGAGCCGATTCTGTCCAGCCGCTTGTCGATTTCGGTGTCCACCCGGGAGACGAAAAACGATGCCACCGAATGGATCTTGGACAGGCTGTGTCCGGCTTGCCGGGCCTTTTCCATCCCGGTCAGGTAGGCGTCCATCACCTCGCGGTACCGCTGCACGGAGAAGATCAGCGTAACGTTGACCGAAATCCCTTCCGCCAGAACGGCACTGATGGCGGGCAGACCGGCCTTAGTGGCCGGGATCTTGATGAAAAGGTTCGGCCGGTCGACGATCTTCCACAGCTCGATTGCCTGTTGGATCGTTTTTTCGGTTTCGTGTGCCAGCCGCGGGTCGACCTCGATCGACACCCGGCCGTCGACCCCGTCGGAGTCCTCCCACTGGGGGACCAGCACGTCGCACGCGCTGCGCACGTCGTCAGTGGTGACGGTGCGGATGGTGGCATCCACGTCGGCGCCGCGCGCGGCCAGCTCGGCGATCTGGGCGTCGTAGGTGTGGCCCTCCGACAGCGCCTTCTGAAAGATCGACGGGTTGGTGGTCACCCCGACGACGCTCTTGGTGTCGATCAGCTCCTGCAGATTGCCCGAGCGCAGCCGGTCCCGCGACAGGTCATCCAGCCACACCGATACCCCCGCGGCGCTCAATGCGGCCAGGTTGGGGTTCTGAGCGGTCATCGGTAATCACCCTTCCTCAGTTATCCAGCGCTCGTTCGGCGGCGGCGGCCACGGCCTCGGCAGTGAAGCCGTACTCGCGGAACAAGGTCTTGTGGTCCGCGGATTCGCCGTAGTGCTCGATCGAGACGATCTCGCCCGTGTCGCCAACCAGCTGGTGCCAGCATTGCGCGACGCCGGCTTCGACGGCCACCCGCGCCGACACCGTCGGGGGCAGCACCGCGTCGCGGTACTCGTAGGGTTGGGCCTCGAACCACTCCAGGCACGGCATCGACACCACCCGAGCGAGGATGTCGTTGTCCGCCAGCAACGTCTGCGCCGCGACCGCCAGCTGCACCTCCGAGCCGGTGGCGATGAGAATGACGTCGGGTTCCTCGCCCGGTTGCAGACCACCGGCGTCACTCAGCACGTAACCGCCGCGGGCAACCCCCTCGGCGTCGGTGCCGTCCAGCACCGGCACACCCTGGCGGGTCAGGATCAACCCGACCGGCCCGCTGCCGTTGCGGCGGGCCAGGATCGTGCGCCAGGCGTAGGCTGTCTCGTTGGCATCTGCCGGGCGCACCACCGACAGCCGGGGGATCGCGCGCAGCGCCGAGAGGTGCTCGATCGGTTGATGGGTGGGCCCGTCTTCGCCGAGGCCGATCGAGTCGTGCGTCCAGACGTAGATGGTGTCGATGTCCATCAACGCCGCCAGCCGCACCGCCGGGCGCATGTAGTCGGAGAACTGCAGGAAGGTGCCGCCGTAAGCCCGGGTGGGTCCGTGCAGCACGATGCCGGACAGGATGGCACCCATCGCGTGCTCGCGAACACCGAAGTGCAAGGTGCGACCATACCAGTGCGCGGTGTACTCCTTGGTGGAAATCGAGGGCGGGCCAAAGGAGTCGGCGCCCTTTATCGTTGTGTTGTTGCTGCCCGCCAGGTCGGCCGAACCGCCCCACAACTCGGGCAGTTTCGGCCCGAGCGCGGACAGCACCGCACCCGAGGCCGCACGGGTGGCCAGCGCCTTGGACCCCGGTTCCCAGTGGGGCAAGTCGGCGTCCCAGCCGTCGGGCAACTTCTGCGCGAGCAGCCGGTCCAGCAGCGCCTTGCGCTCGGGTTCACGCCGCGCCCAGGCATCGAATTCGAGCTGCCAGCGTTCGTGGGCCTGTTTGCCGCGGGCCACCAGCCCTCGGGTGTGGGTGAGGACGTCCTCGCGGACCTGGAACGTCTTGTCCGGATCGAAGCCGACGATCTTCTTGACTGCGGCCACCTCGTCGTCGCCCAGCGCCGCGCCGTGCGCCTTGCCGGTGTCCATCAGGTTCGGCGCCGGATAGCCGATGACGGTGCGCAGCGCGATGAACGAGGGCCGGTCGGTGACCGCCTGCGCATTGGCGATGGCCTCCTCGATGCCGACGACGTTCTCACCGCCCTCAACCTCTTGCACGTGCCAGCCGTACGCGCGGTAGCGGGCCGCGGTGTCCTCACACAGCGCGATGTTGGTGTCGTCCTCGATCGAGATCTGGTTGCGGTCGTAGAACACGATGAGGTTGCCCAGTTGCTGGACCGCGGCCAGCGACGACGCCTCCGAGGTCACCCCTTCTTCGATGTCACCGTCGGAGGCGATGACATAGATGTAGTGGTCGAAGGGGCTGGCGCCCGGTTCGGCGTCCGGGTCGAACAGGCCGCGCTCGTAGCGCGAGGCCATCGCCATCCCGACCGCCGACGCCAGTCCCTGCCCCAGCGGGCCGGTGGTGATCTCAACGCCGGGGGTGTGGCGGAACTCCGGGTGTCCGGGGGTCTTGGATCCCCAGGTGCGCAACGACTCAATGTCGGACAGTTCCAGGCCGAAGCCGCCGAGGTAGAGCTGGATGTAGAGGGTCAGGCTGCTGTGCCCGGCCGACAAAACGAACCGATCGCGGCCCAGCCAGTGTGTGTCGCTGGGATCGTGACGCATTGTCCGCTGAAACAGCGTGTAGGCCAACGGAGCCAGGCTCATCGCCGTTCCAGGATGACCGTTGCCGACCTTTTGGACGGCATCGGCGGCCAATACCCGGATGGTGTCGACGGCAGCCGA
Above is a window of Mycobacterium tuberculosis H37Rv DNA encoding:
- the devB gene encoding 6-phosphogluconolactonase, translating into MSSSIEIFPDSDILVAAAGKRLVGAIGAAVAARGQALIVLTGGGNGIALLRYLSAQAQQIEWSKVHLFWGDERYVPEDDDERNLKQARRALLNHVDIPSNQVHPMAASDGDFGGDLDAAALAYEQVLAASAAPGDPAPNFDVHLLGMGPEGHINSLFPHSPAVLESTRMVVAVDDSPKPPPRRITLTLPAIQRSREVWLLVSGPGKADAVAAAIGGADPVSVPAAGAVGRQNTLWLLDRDAAAKLPS
- the opcA gene encoding OXPP cycle protein OpcA, translated to MIVDLPDTTTTAVNKKLDELREKIGAVAMGRVLTLIIAPDSEAMLEESIEAANDASHEHPSRIIVTMRGDPYADRPRLDAQLRVGADAGAGEFVVLRLSGPLAGHADSVVIPFLLPDIPVVAWWPDIAPAVPAQDALGKLAIRRITDATNAIDPLSAIKSRLAGYGAGDTDLAWSRITYWRALLTSAVDQPRHEPIESALVSGLKTEPALDVLAGWLASRIEGPVRRAVGELKVELVRNSETIVLSRPQEGITATLTRTGKPDALVPLARRVTGECLAEDLRRLDPDEIYCAALEGIKKVQYR
- the zwf2 gene encoding glucose-6-phosphate 1-dehydrogenase, with translation MKPAHAAASWRNPLRDKRDKRLPRIAGPCGMVIFGVTGDLARKKVMPAVYDLANRGLLPPTFSLVGFARRDWSTQDFGQVVYNAVQEHCRTPFRQQNWDRLAEGFRFVPGTFDDDDAFAQLAETLEKLDAERGTGGNHAFYLAIPPKSFPVVCEQLHKSGLARPQGDRWSRVVIEKPFGHDLASARELNKAVNAVFPEEAVFRIDHYLGKETVQNILALRFANQLFDPIWNAHYVDHVQITMAEDIGLGGRAGYYDGIGAARDVIQNHLMQLLALTAMEEPVSFHPAALQAEKIKVLSATRLAEPLDQTTSRGQYAAGWQGGEKVVGLLDEEGFAEDSTTETFAAITLEVDTRRWAGVPFYLRTGKRLGRRVTEIALVFRRAPHLPFDATMTDELGTNAMVIRVQPDEGVTLRFGSKVPGTAMEVRDVNMDFSYGSAFAEDSPEAYERLILDVLLGEPSLFPVNAEVELAWEILDPALEHWAAHGTPDAYEAGTWGPESSLEMLRRTGREWRRP
- the tal gene encoding transaldolase, whose amino-acid sequence is MTAQNPNLAALSAAGVSVWLDDLSRDRLRSGNLQELIDTKSVVGVTTNPSIFQKALSEGHTYDAQIAELAARGADVDATIRTVTTDDVRSACDVLVPQWEDSDGVDGRVSIEVDPRLAHETEKTIQQAIELWKIVDRPNLFIKIPATKAGLPAISAVLAEGISVNVTLIFSVQRYREVMDAYLTGMEKARQAGHSLSKIHSVASFFVSRVDTEIDKRLDRIGSRQALELRGQAGVANARLAYATYREVFEDSDRYRSLKVDGARVQRPLWASTGVKNPDYSDTLYVTELVAPHTVNTMPEKTIDAVADHGVIQGDTVTGTASDAQAVFDQLGAIGIDLTDVFAVLEEEGVRKFEASWNELLQETRAHLDTAAQ
- the tkt gene encoding transketolase; this encodes MTTLEEISALTRPRHPDYWTEIDSAAVDTIRVLAADAVQKVGNGHPGTAMSLAPLAYTLFQRTMRHDPSDTHWLGRDRFVLSAGHSSLTLYIQLYLGGFGLELSDIESLRTWGSKTPGHPEFRHTPGVEITTGPLGQGLASAVGMAMASRYERGLFDPDAEPGASPFDHYIYVIASDGDIEEGVTSEASSLAAVQQLGNLIVFYDRNQISIEDDTNIALCEDTAARYRAYGWHVQEVEGGENVVGIEEAIANAQAVTDRPSFIALRTVIGYPAPNLMDTGKAHGAALGDDEVAAVKKIVGFDPDKTFQVREDVLTHTRGLVARGKQAHERWQLEFDAWARREPERKALLDRLLAQKLPDGWDADLPHWEPGSKALATRAASGAVLSALGPKLPELWGGSADLAGSNNTTIKGADSFGPPSISTKEYTAHWYGRTLHFGVREHAMGAILSGIVLHGPTRAYGGTFLQFSDYMRPAVRLAALMDIDTIYVWTHDSIGLGEDGPTHQPIEHLSALRAIPRLSVVRPADANETAYAWRTILARRNGSGPVGLILTRQGVPVLDGTDAEGVARGGYVLSDAGGLQPGEEPDVILIATGSEVQLAVAAQTLLADNDILARVVSMPCLEWFEAQPYEYRDAVLPPTVSARVAVEAGVAQCWHQLVGDTGEIVSIEHYGESADHKTLFREYGFTAEAVAAAAERALDN